CCCGGCTTGGAGGTTCGACTTAACGGCAGGGAGGTGTCCACCCTCCAGCCAGATATGGCCGGAGCCTGGACCCTCGAATTCACACTCGGTGAAAGTGACGCGGAGCGCGAGTCGTTGGTCGAAATCCGTCTCCGTGGAGTGGCCCTGACCAATGCGCTCGCCTGGTTGGGACGGATTGGTCAACGCCTCCCTTACGGCAATCGGTTGCAGCGTTTTCGTTCTCAGAACAAGAATCGCCAACTGAGGGTCTCTGGCCTGCTTGTAAATGGCGAAAGCGCCTTCGACTTCTCCAACAGGCATGCCCCCTACTCGCCCCTCTTCGCGCGTCAGCACGTGGAGATCGGCATGAACCTCGTCGGCTACTTTACGGCCGATCTGGGAATCGGAGAATCCGTGCGATGCATGTACCGAGCCGTACACGCTGCTGGAGTGGCCACGCGCGCAATTGAGCTCAAGCTTCCCTGCAAGGCCACTCGAACCGACAGGACCTATGAGTCCATCTTGGAAACGGAGCCATGCCATCCCGTTTCGGTCGTTCATGTGGACGCACCCGGTGCACCCCATCTCGCACACCATCACGGCAAACAGTTCTTCACTCACAGGCACACCATCGGCTTCCTCGCCTGGGAGCTTCCCGAGTTTCCTGATGCCTGGATGCCCTGCCTTCATGTGTTCGACGAGATCTGGTGTCCGTCCGAGTTTGTGAGGATGGCGGTGGCGGAGAAGTCTTCCCGTCCCGTCCTGACCGTACCCCACGCCATTTCTTTTGCACGTCCCGTCGACTCCACGCTCCAACTCCGGACGCGTCTCGGCCTGCCGGCGGACAAGTACCTTTTCCTTTTCCTTTATGACCTCAATAGTTACTCGGAGCGGAAGAACCCGCGTGCGGTCATCGAGGCCTTCAGGTTGTCCGGCCTGAACCAACGAGGCGCCGCCCTGATCATCAAGGTGCATGGCGCCCGCGGAAACGAAGCAGATCTTTCGCGATTGCGCGAAGCGGTGGCTGACCTGCCTGGCACGGTCCTGCTAACAGAAGGGATGTCGCGCACGGGCATCTATGAACTCGAGGCGGCCTGCGATTGCTTTGTCTCCCTGCATCGCAGCGAGGGCTTTGGCCTCGCGGTCGCGGAAGCGATGTACCTGGGGAAGCCGGTGATCGCAACCGACTGGTCTGCCACGGCGGAGTTTTTGAACGAGACAAACGGCTGCCCCGTGCGCCATCGCCTCTGCATGCTTGACCAGAGCCACGGCCCCTACTCCAAAGGCCAGTTCTGGGCGGAGCCTGACACCTCGCACGCGGCGGAATGGATGCAGAGGCTCTGTGATGACCCCTCTCTCGGCCTGCTTCTCGGTACTGCGGCGCGCAGCACCATCGAGATCCAGTTTTCACCCGCGGCAATCGGTGCAAAGATCAGGAGACGCCTCGAGACAATCGGCAGCTGGTAAACGCTTAGGCTTTCAACCAGCCGGCCTGTACTCGTTTTACGGATACATATCGTGCGCGGAAAAGCTCCTCGAGGAGCTGAACTTCCCCGGCGCCCAGCTTCGCCTTGAGCTCCTCCAGCGAGGGCAGTTTGCCCGCAGCGGGTTCTCTCCTGGCCTCTGCGACCGGAGCCTGGTTCACAATCTGAAGCGGAGCCTCCCCGTCATCGAGCGGCGTGCTTCCCTCATCAACCGGCCAGGGCGCCTCTTCGGCGTCGTAATCTGGGGAAGCATCGGAAGTCACCACGTCCTGCGGTGAGTCGCTGCTCGGGAGCTCGGCCGCGGCCCCCCTCGCGTTGGCACTCAAGCGAGAGGAAGGCGGACGGAGCCGCAGCAGGTTGGTTCCATGCGGGACCACTGACTCCAGCGGAGGTGGCGCTGGGCGCTCGAGTCGAATCACCTCTTGCTCGGCGGAGAATGCGGCGAGTCGCGCCGACAACTCAGCCATCAGTCCTTTTTTTTTTCGTCTCCTGCACCCGCCGCCAGCTCGGACAGTTCCTTGATCAGGCTGTCAATCGCCCGGGCGCGGCTGGCCTGGACTGCCTTGAGAAGCGTCACTTCAAAGTTCACGCGATCCGTCAACCCCTGCTTCACGGACGCCTCCCCTTCACGGAGTCCATCGAGGAGACATGTGGCCTGCTCAGTCGAAAGTTGTGCACCGAGCACCTTCGTCTTGCCGCCTTGCGCAATCGCGTCGAGAAGCGCGTTGCGAACCACGCGCTGGAGGTCGGACAAGACGCGGACCAGGTCGCGTCCATTGCGGTCGCA
This portion of the Opitutaceae bacterium genome encodes:
- a CDS encoding glycosyltransferase family 4 protein yields the protein MPLTPSAPRYEGFVYDEFGPDTAWVRERATLRLPALGSAAELTLHGEVLAHPSVGGIDAGWPGLEVRLNGREVSTLQPDMAGAWTLEFTLGESDAERESLVEIRLRGVALTNALAWLGRIGQRLPYGNRLQRFRSQNKNRQLRVSGLLVNGESAFDFSNRHAPYSPLFARQHVEIGMNLVGYFTADLGIGESVRCMYRAVHAAGVATRAIELKLPCKATRTDRTYESILETEPCHPVSVVHVDAPGAPHLAHHHGKQFFTHRHTIGFLAWELPEFPDAWMPCLHVFDEIWCPSEFVRMAVAEKSSRPVLTVPHAISFARPVDSTLQLRTRLGLPADKYLFLFLYDLNSYSERKNPRAVIEAFRLSGLNQRGAALIIKVHGARGNEADLSRLREAVADLPGTVLLTEGMSRTGIYELEAACDCFVSLHRSEGFGLAVAEAMYLGKPVIATDWSATAEFLNETNGCPVRHRLCMLDQSHGPYSKGQFWAEPDTSHAAEWMQRLCDDPSLGLLLGTAARSTIEIQFSPAAIGAKIRRRLETIGSW